A single region of the Triticum dicoccoides isolate Atlit2015 ecotype Zavitan chromosome 2B, WEW_v2.0, whole genome shotgun sequence genome encodes:
- the LOC119365492 gene encoding F-box protein SKIP28-like: MLPTTATASTPPPPPAPPPGEPHAALFLALGYMRLPELLACWRVCRLLGEAVAGDPLLWRRLAVEPPLSGWVTDQVLLKLTARADGTLRSLRLFGCLHVSDAGLLRVVEHNPRVTEIYVPACTGLTGDGVVKIVQLLHERKGNISRLRLDGISGMSKHHLDIIMSLMCKGNPQGQQDRSPLFYNHRAREALNTNDERPIDVDVCPVCANVRPVFDCTRDDCRKVRDSLWRCRGCYFCFPRCEKCGGCISPEDIVEADLACSDLMCLDCWLTVPKCSTCNRPYCERHANLMVSLSMAGQFSCQRCKELDASHENQEDNY; the protein is encoded by the exons ATGCTTCCGACGACGGCGACCGCCTCAacgcccccgccgccaccggcccCGCCGCCTGGCGAGCCGCACGCGGCCCTCTTCCTCGCCCTGGGCTACATGCGGCTGCCTGAGCTGCTAGCCTGCTGGCGCGTATGCCGCCTCCTCGGCGAGGCCGTCGCGGGGGACCCCCTCCTGTGGCGTCGCCTCGCGGTAGAGCCGCCGCTCAGCGGCTGGGTGACCGACCAAGTCCTCCTCAAGTTGACTGCGAGGGCGGATGGGACGCTGCGGTCTCTCCGCCTTTTCGGGTGCCTCCACGTTTCCGACGCCGGCCTGCTTCGCGTCGTCGAGCACAATCCCCGCGTCACCGAG ATTTATGTGCCTGCATGTACAGGCTTGACTGGTGATGGGGTGGTCAAAATTGTTCAGCTTCTGCACGAACGCAAGGGAAATATAAGTCGTCTCCGACTTGATGGTATTAGCGGGATGAGTAAGCATCATCTTGATATTATCATGTCTCTCATGTGCAAAGGTAACCCACAAGGGCAACAAGATAGAAGCCCACTTTTTTACAACCATAGAGCCCGTGAAGCGCTGAACACCAATGATGAACGCCCTATTGATGTTGATGTTTGCCCTGTGTGTGCGAACGTCAGGCCTGTGTTTGATTGTACGAGGGATGACTGTAG GAAAGTGAGGGACAGCTTGTGGCGGTGCCGAGGCTGCTACTTCTGCTTTCCTAGATGCGAAAAATGTGGTGGCTGTATCAGTCCGGAGGATATAGTCGAGGCTGATCTTGCTTGTTCAGATCTTATGTGCTTGGATTGTTGGCTTACGGTCCCTAAATGCAGCACATGCAATCGGCCTTACTGTGAGAGGCATGCAAATTTGATGGTCTCCTTGTCGATGGCTGGCCAGTTTTCATGCCAGCGTTGCAAGGAGCTCGATGCATCGCACGAGAATCAGGAAGATAACTATTAG